The Oryza glaberrima chromosome 9, OglaRS2, whole genome shotgun sequence genome includes a window with the following:
- the LOC127784513 gene encoding mediator of RNA polymerase II transcription subunit 4: MMQSHHPSPARLGLTASSPSLPPNPAAVNPTSSPPQGNPSAAAAVGAAAAAAPTLTTSPSLLPLLPPLPRAQALLQLISALASNLFELSPSRAAWISAYRGSLPTFLPSPSSAPPPPLPAPISSTKEALSLLNTLQTQLFEAVAELQETLDLQDARARLAREARAKDASILAFAKKLREAHHVLDRLVDDYADYRRDPKRPRGAAAADDPEPVSDGDFGASLHSKLNLDDVLTYAHRISYTTFAPPEHGAGLPLRGALPPAPQENEMRMSQLYQFADLDVGVPKSQEAKERTAAEGDATPLFQPSPTQEAAVLPITVPHPHGWRNGALPLEIPLPPPGWKPGDPITLPPDGILAGVKGEEPRASVPQMPVVVPAMVPKAQEPIQVRHVDLDINNSSSSDEYSSDVGSSEEDDED; encoded by the coding sequence atgatGCAGTCGCACCacccctcgccggcgcggctGGGGCTGacggcctcgtcgccgtcgctcccgcCCAACCCGGCTGCGGTGAAtcccacctcctcgccgccgcagggCAACCctagcgcggcggcggccgtgggcgctgccgctgccgctgcaccAACCCTAACTAcatcgccgtcgctgctgccgctcctgccgccgctcccgcggGCGCAGGCGCTCCTCCAGCTGATCTCCGCGCTCGCCTCCAACCTCTTCGAGCtctcgccgagccgcgccgcgtGGATCTCGGCGTACCGGGGGTCACTCCCCACTTTCCTcccctcgccgtcctccgcgccgccgccgccgctcccggcccCGATCTCCTCCACCAAGGAGGCGCTGTCGCTGCTCAACACGCTCCAGACCCAGCTCTTCGAGGCCGTCGCCGAGCTGCAGGAGACCCTCGACCTGcaggacgcgcgcgcgcgcctcgcccGCGAGGCGCGCGCCAAGGACGCCTCGATCCTCGCCTTCGCCAAGAAGCTCCGCGAGGCGCACCACGTGCTCGACCGCCTCGTCGACGACTACGCCGACTACCGCCGCGACCCCAAGCgcccgcgcggcgccgcggcggcggacgacccCGAGCCGGTGTCAGACGGCGACTTTGGCGCGTCGCTGCACTCCAAGCTCAACCTGGACGACGTCCTGACGTACGCCCACCGCATAAGCTACACGACCTTCGCGCCGCCTGAGCATGGTGCTGGGCTGCCTCTGCGTGGGGCGTTGCCGCCTGCTCCTCAGGAAAATGAGATGAGGATGTCGCAGCTGTATCAATTTGCGGATTTGGATGTTGGAGTGCCGAAATCCCAGGAAGCAAAGGAGAGGACTGCAGCAGAGGGAGATGCCACTCCGCTTTTTCAGCCTTCACCAACCCAGGAGGCAGCTGTGCTACCAATCACTGTGCCGCATCCGCATGGGTGGCGGAACGGGGCGCTGCCTCTCGAAATCCCGTTGCCGCCGCCTGGATGGAAACCCGGGGACCCGATCACTCTACCGCCGGATGGCATTCTGGCTGGTgtcaagggtgaggagccacgGGCCAGTGTGCCACAGATGCCGGTTGTGGTGCCAGCAATGGTGCCGAAGGCACAAGAACCGATACAGGTTCGGCATGTTGATCTTGACATTAACAATAGTTCTAGCAGTGATGAGTACAGTAGCGACGTCGGGAGctctgaagaagatgatgaggatTAG
- the LOC127784831 gene encoding la-related protein 1B-like, producing MSPAAGGAAPTQLPPPPAAASPSPPPLAAAAAAAAIAGPEGDRAPPPQGNRRDPAGSAEGADPGNAAARKTAWNVPAPPLAAAAAAGAGVGVPGGGIMGGGPGSWPALAESAAARGSWPKSASSDSLKSLSDGSAPSASEDLIVPSVQPHPVANPISGGSNPTSSSPPPNATVVVTSEQNGNTDQSNPVRHSSGGHGAGSNSSRDGNTSDGGDGSWNDGGLGSGSGSNSSYGHGNSTNGAGGANMNNIIHSSGTSSSANDSSRRISGNNNWNNNGRSAGSNHNAAGSGDGSNRNLWNNNGRNGGGSSNGFVGRGGHRNRRDHERGGSFSPRNYPRHTPMPPQQQQPGIYQPGPFPRPPPPPPPGHFMVPQPFVPYVPHFAYPADVQGYPFYLPPMEQFQNMHLVRQQMQPLWVPQDQQNLQEDIRTQIEFYFSTNNLCHDTFLRRQMDDQGWVHIDVITKFNRMRRFTNLVDTNYILDAVRGSELVEVQGNTVRRRNNWAEWLLL from the exons ATGTCGCCGGCCGCTggtggcgccgccccgacccagctgccgccgccaccggctgctgcctccccctccccccctccgctggctgcggcggcggcggcggcggcgatcgcggGGCCCGAGGGcgaccgcgcgccgccgccgcaggggaATCGGCGGGATCCGGCTGGTTCCGCGGAGGGCGCCGATCCGGGCaatgcggcggcgaggaagacggCGTGGAacgtgccggcgccgcccctcgccgcggcggcggctgcgggggcgggggtgggggtccccggcggcggcatcatGGGGGGCGGGCCCGGGTCGTGGCCGGCGCTCGCGGAgtccgcggcggcgcgagggtcGTGGCCCAAGTCGGCGTCGTCGGACTCCCTCAAGTCGCTCTCCGATGGCTCCGCCCCCTCCGCATCG GAGGATTTGATTGTGCCATCTGTGCAACCGCATCCAGTTGCTAATCCGATCTCCGGTGGCTCAAACCCTACCTCTTCGTCCCCACCTCCCAATGCTACCGTGGTGGTTACCTCGGAACAGAACGGCAACACAGACCAGTCAAATCCAGTTCGGCATAGCAGCGGTGGCCACGGTGCTGGTAGTAATAGCAGCCGTGATGGAAACACTAGCGATGGTGGTGATGGGAGCTGGAACGACGGAGGCCTTGGTAGTGGAAGCGGTTCCAACAGCAGCTATGGACACGGCAACAGCACCAACGGTGCTGGTGGTGCAAATATGAACAATATCATCCATAGCAGTGGCACCAGTAGCAGTGCCAATGACAGCAGCAGGAGGATATCTGGCAATAACAACTGGAACAATAACGGACGCAGTGCTGGCAGCAACCATAATGCTGCTGGCAGTGGTGATGGGAGCAACAGAAACCTCTGGAACAACAATGGCCGAAATGGTGGTGGCAGTAGcaatggttttgttggtcgtgGTGGTCACCGGAATCGTCGGGACCATGAGAGAGGGGGTAGTTTCTCCCCTAGGAACTACCCCCGGCACACGCCCATGCCACCCCAGCAACAACAGCCAGGCATATACCAGCCTGGACCTTTTccacgaccaccgccgccgccgccccctggCCATTTTATGGTGCCACAGCCTTTTGTGCCATATGTTCCGCACTTTGCATACCCTG CTGATGTGCAAGGCTATCCTTTCTATCTCCCACCTATGGAGCAGTTCCAGAACATGCACCTTGTCCGGCAACAAATGCAGCCATTATGGGTTCCCCAGGATCAACAGAATCTTCAAGAGGATATCCGCACGCAGATAGAATTCTATTTTAG CACTAATAATCTGTGCCATGACACATTCTTGAGGAGACAAATGGATGATCAGGGATGGGTACACATTGACGTAATCACAAAATTTAACCGG ATGAGGAGATTTACAAACTTGGTAGACACCAACTATATACTAGATGCTGTTCGTGGCTCAGAGCTAGTAGAAGTGCAG GGAAATACCGTCCGAAGGCGCAATAATTGGGCAGAATGGTTGCTCCTTTAA
- the LOC127784132 gene encoding uncharacterized protein LOC127784132, whose product MEDDEDMWANTSSPSASPPRPRGFISTALSLNSTHLQGLLPSSFVDAAASPCHASGNNNGGGDGRNAAPMSSIFSASASYHQQQHHLPAPAPLDGAILPARRFGLDMCAAAAAPAGVPAAGDRRKRRMIKNRESAARSRARKQARVNNLETEVEQLKQENKMLRVKYEQLRKTVEVPVPVRRTLQRVLSAPF is encoded by the exons atggaggacgacgaggacatGTGGGCGAACACGAGCAGCCccagcgcgtcgccgccgcggccgagggGGTTCATCTCCACCGCGCTGAGCCTCAACTCGACGCACCTCCAAGGCCTCCTCCCGTCGTccttcgtcgacgccgccgcctcgccgtgccACGCCAGCGGCAacaacaacggcggcggcgacggccgcaaTGCCGCGCCGATGTCGTCCATcttctccgcctccgcgtcgtaccaccagcagcagcaccacctcCCTGCCCCCGCGCCGCTCGACGGCGCCATCCTCCCCGCGCGCCGGTTCGGGCTCGAcatgtgcgccgccgccgccgcccccgccggtgTCCCCGCCGCCGGGGACCGCCGCAAGAGGCGGATGATCAAGAACCGCGAGTCCGCGGCGAGGTCCCGCGCGCGCAAGCAGGCCCGCGTCAACAACCTGGAGACCGAGGTGGAGCAGCTCAAGCAGGAGAACAAGATGCTCCGCGTCAAGTACGAGCAG ctgaGGAAGACGGTGGaggtgccggtgccggtgaGGAGGACTCTGCAGAGGGTGCTCTCCGCGCCATTCTGA
- the LOC127784515 gene encoding GDSL esterase/lipase EXL3-like isoform X2 — protein sequence MEHGSVKLLLLVVFCVSPWQVAATTTANGTGGGGRPRVPAVLVFGDSIVDTGNNNAVLTLTRSNFRPYGKDLNGGEPTGRFSNGRIPPDFLDLVPAYLGTDLTDGDLLTGVSFASAGSGYDPLTSTLVAVLPMQEQLNMFAEYKEKLAGIAGEAAAARIVSESLFLVCAGSDDIANNYYLAPVRPLQFDISSYVDFLANLASDFIKQLHRQGARRIAVLGMPPIGCVPSQRRSVAVDAAGGGRECDAAQNRAARLFNAKLEQEIGCLRETLQLQSIGYVDIYGVLDDMIADPGKYGFDVSTRGCCGTGEFEVTLLCNQLTATTCADDRKFVFWDSFHPTERAYSIMVDYLYQRYVDKLL from the exons ATGGAGCATGGGAGTgtcaagctgctgctgctggtggtgttcTGTGTCTCGCCATGGCAGgtcgccgcgacgacgacggcgaatggtacgggcggcggcgggaggccgcGGGTGCCGGCCGTCCTGGTGTTTGGCGACTCCATCGTCGACACCGGCAACAACAACGCCGTGCTGACGCTCACCCGGTCCAACTTCAGGCCCTACGGCAAGGACCTCAACGGCGGCGAACCCACCGGCCGCTTCTCCAACGGCCGCATCCCGCCGGACTTCCTAG ACCTGGTTCCGGCCTACCTCGGCACCGACCTCACCGACGGCGACCTCCTCACCGGCGTCAGCTTCGCCTCCGCCGGCAGCGGCTACGACCCGCTCACCTCCACTCTCGTG GCGGTTCTGCCGATGCAGGAGCAGCTGAACATGTTCGCCGAGTACAAGGAGAAGCTCGCCGGgatcgccggcgaggccgccgccgcgaggatcGTGTCGGAGAGCCTGTTCCTCGTCTGCGCCGGCTCCGACGACATCGCCAACAACTACTACCTCGCCCCCGTCAGGCCACTCCAGTTCGACATCTCATCCTACGTCGATTTCCTCGCCAATCTAGCCTCTGATTTCATCAAG CAACTTCACCGGCAAGGGGCGAGGAGGATCGCCGTCCTGGGGATGCCGCCGATCGGGTGCGTGCCGTCGCAGCGGCGgagcgtcgccgtcgacgccgcgggcggcggaAGGGAGTGCGACGCGGCCCAAAACCGCGCGGCGCGGCTGTTCAACGCCAAGCTGGAGCAGGAGATCGGCTGCCTTCGCGAGACGCTGCAGCTGCAGAGCATCGGCTACGTCGACATCTACGGCGTCCTGGACGACATGATCGCCGACCCCGGCAAATACG GATTTGATGTGTCGACGAGAGGATGCTGCGGCACCGGAGAGTTCGAGGTGACGCTTCTCTGCAACCAgctgacggcgacgacgtgcgCCGATGACCGGAAGTTTGTCTTCTGGGACAGCTTCCATCCTACTGAGAGAGCTTACAGCATAATGGTGGATTATCTGTACCAAAGATACGTGGATAAGCTACTCTAA
- the LOC127784515 gene encoding GDSL esterase/lipase EXL3-like isoform X1, which translates to MEHGSVKLLLLVVFCVSPWQVAATTTANGTGGGGRPRVPAVLVFGDSIVDTGNNNAVLTLTRSNFRPYGKDLNGGEPTGRFSNGRIPPDFLASRLGLKDLVPAYLGTDLTDGDLLTGVSFASAGSGYDPLTSTLVAVLPMQEQLNMFAEYKEKLAGIAGEAAAARIVSESLFLVCAGSDDIANNYYLAPVRPLQFDISSYVDFLANLASDFIKQLHRQGARRIAVLGMPPIGCVPSQRRSVAVDAAGGGRECDAAQNRAARLFNAKLEQEIGCLRETLQLQSIGYVDIYGVLDDMIADPGKYGFDVSTRGCCGTGEFEVTLLCNQLTATTCADDRKFVFWDSFHPTERAYSIMVDYLYQRYVDKLL; encoded by the exons ATGGAGCATGGGAGTgtcaagctgctgctgctggtggtgttcTGTGTCTCGCCATGGCAGgtcgccgcgacgacgacggcgaatggtacgggcggcggcgggaggccgcGGGTGCCGGCCGTCCTGGTGTTTGGCGACTCCATCGTCGACACCGGCAACAACAACGCCGTGCTGACGCTCACCCGGTCCAACTTCAGGCCCTACGGCAAGGACCTCAACGGCGGCGAACCCACCGGCCGCTTCTCCAACGGCCGCATCCCGCCGGACTTCCTAG CGTCACGGCTTGGCTTGAAAGACCTGGTTCCGGCCTACCTCGGCACCGACCTCACCGACGGCGACCTCCTCACCGGCGTCAGCTTCGCCTCCGCCGGCAGCGGCTACGACCCGCTCACCTCCACTCTCGTG GCGGTTCTGCCGATGCAGGAGCAGCTGAACATGTTCGCCGAGTACAAGGAGAAGCTCGCCGGgatcgccggcgaggccgccgccgcgaggatcGTGTCGGAGAGCCTGTTCCTCGTCTGCGCCGGCTCCGACGACATCGCCAACAACTACTACCTCGCCCCCGTCAGGCCACTCCAGTTCGACATCTCATCCTACGTCGATTTCCTCGCCAATCTAGCCTCTGATTTCATCAAG CAACTTCACCGGCAAGGGGCGAGGAGGATCGCCGTCCTGGGGATGCCGCCGATCGGGTGCGTGCCGTCGCAGCGGCGgagcgtcgccgtcgacgccgcgggcggcggaAGGGAGTGCGACGCGGCCCAAAACCGCGCGGCGCGGCTGTTCAACGCCAAGCTGGAGCAGGAGATCGGCTGCCTTCGCGAGACGCTGCAGCTGCAGAGCATCGGCTACGTCGACATCTACGGCGTCCTGGACGACATGATCGCCGACCCCGGCAAATACG GATTTGATGTGTCGACGAGAGGATGCTGCGGCACCGGAGAGTTCGAGGTGACGCTTCTCTGCAACCAgctgacggcgacgacgtgcgCCGATGACCGGAAGTTTGTCTTCTGGGACAGCTTCCATCCTACTGAGAGAGCTTACAGCATAATGGTGGATTATCTGTACCAAAGATACGTGGATAAGCTACTCTAA
- the LOC127784514 gene encoding WD-40 repeat-containing protein MSI3-like gives MDGGSSTPASPPPAARSAAAEMEEHQNWKKNAPVLYDLVISQPLEWPSLTVQWLPSHSRSPGSARSHRLVLGTHTSDETPNHLLLADAALPLPPRLAAAAAAAGGAVPAPSVSISRSVPHKGEVNRARCMPQRPYTVATKTCVDEVHVYHLSDGGEKGGADVVLRGHEAEGYGLAWSPMKEGLLLSGSYDKKICLWDLAAGSGASSLDAHHVFEAHDDVVEDVAWHLKDENLFGSAGDDCKLMMWDLRTNKPGQSIVAHQKEVNSLSFNPFNEWILASASGDATIKLFDLRKLSRSLHVFDSHEGEVFQVEWNPNLETVLASSAADKRVMIWDVSRIGDEQAEEDANDGPPELLFVHGGHTAKISELSWNPTQKWVMASVAEDNILQIWEMAESIYCDDNYLRDNDDDSCPAT, from the exons ATGGACGGCGGGTCCTCCACGCCGGCGagcccaccaccggcggcgaggtcggcggcggcggagatggaggagcACCAGAACTGGAAGAAGAACGCGCCGGTGCTCTACGACCTCGTCATCTCCCAGCCGCTCGAGTGGCCGTCGCTCACCGTCCAGTGGCTCCCCTCCCACTCCCGGTCGCCGGGCTCCGCCCGCTCCCACCGCCTCGTCCTCGGCACCCACACCTCCGACGAGACGCCCAACCACCTCCtactcgccgacgccgccctcccgctcccgccccgcctggcggcggcggccgcggcggcgggcggtgccgTCCCGGCCCCGTCCGTGTCCATCTCCCGCTCGGTGCCGCACAAGGGCGAGGTCAACCGCGCCCGCTGCATGCCGCAGAGGCCGTACACGGTGGCTACCAAGACCTGCGTAGATGAGGTGCACGTGTACCATCttagcgacggcggcgagaaggGCGGCGCCGATGTGGTGCTCAGGGGGCATGAAGCGGAGGGGTATGGGCTGGCGTGGAGTCCGATGAAGGAGGGGTTGCTGCTGAGCGGCTCGTATGATAAGAAGATTTGCCTTTGGGATCTCGCTGCTGGGAGTGGAGCTTCGTCTCTGGATGCACATCATGTGTTCGAG GCTCATGACGATGTTGTTGAAGATGTTGCATGGCACCTGAAAGATGAAAACCTATTTGGATCTGCTGGGGATGACTGCAAGCTGATGATGTGGGACTTGCGTACTAATAAACCAGGACAATCTATAGTAGCACACCAAAAAGAA GTAAACTCTTTGTCCTTCAATCCGTTTAATGAGTGGATCTTGGCTTCAGCATCTGGAGATGCAACTATTAAGCTATTTGACTTGCGAAAACTGTCAAGAAGCCTGCATGTATTCGACAGCCATGA GGGAGAGGTTTTTCAGGTTGAGTGGAATCCTAATTTGGAGACTGTGTTAGCATCCTCAGCTGCAGACAAAAGGGTGATGATATGGGATGTTAGCAG GATCGGAGACGAGCAGGCAGAGGAGGATGCAAACGATGGTCCACCGGAGCTGCTGTTCGTGCATGGAGGCCACACAGCCAAGATATCGGAGTTGTCGTGGAACCCCACCCAGAAATGGGTCATGGCCAGCGTGGCCGAGGATAACATCCTGCAGATCTGGGAGATGGCAGAAAGCATATACTGTGATGACAATTATCTCCGTGACAATGATGATGACTCGTGCCCAGCCACATAA